The proteins below come from a single Paramormyrops kingsleyae isolate MSU_618 chromosome 25, PKINGS_0.4, whole genome shotgun sequence genomic window:
- the c9orf72 gene encoding guanine nucleotide exchange factor C9orf72 homolog, producing the protein MSSGCPPQSPAVAKTEVAVDGACPLLAATFAYWDNILGPRVRHIWAPRGPPALAVQLGDGDITFLANHTLNGEILRSAESGAVDVKFFVLSEKGVVIVSLIFDGELKGDRNTCALSVILPQAELGFYLPLHAICVDRLKHSIRKGRIWMQKGYNIVSVLTSEIIPIMELLSSMKTHSVPEDIDIKDTVLHDDDIGDSCHEDFLHKAISSHLQTCGCSMVVGSNPDKVNKIVRTLCLFLTPTERRCSRLCKSDGSFSYDTGLFVQGLLKDSTGSFVLPFRQVLYSPYPTTHIDVDVNTVKQMPPCHEHVYTQRRYMRAELGALWKAAGEDDVLPDTVIHTDETFTPDLNIFQDVMHKDTLVMGFLDEVFLLKPGLSLRSTYLAQFLLLLHRKALTLLKYIEDETQKGKKPFRSLRSLKTDLDLTSEGDLNIIMALAEKLKSGLHSFVFGKPFYTSVQERDVLMGF; encoded by the exons ATGTCGTCGGGCTGCCCCCCGCAGTCCCCGGCCGTGGCCAAGACGGAGGTGGCGGTTGATGGGGCCTGTCCCCTGCTAGCCGCCACCTTTGCCTACTGGGACAACATCCTGGGGCCGCGCGTGCGGCACATCTGGGctccccggggccccccggCGCTGGCGGTGCAACTGGGTGACGGCGATATCACCTTCTTGGCCAACCACACGCTGAACGGCGAGATCCTGCGCAGTGCCGAGAGCGGTGCCGTCGACGTCAAGTTCTTTGTGCTCTCGGAGAAGGGCGTGGTCATAGTGTCGCTCATCTTCGACGGCGAGCTGAAAGGCGACCGCAACACCTGCGCCCTCTCCGTCATCCTGCCGCAGGCCGAGCTGGGCTTCTACCTACCGCTGCACGCCATCTGCGTGGACAGGCTCAAACACAGCATCCGGAAGGGCCGCATCTGGATGCAGAAG GGTTACAACATTGTGTCGGTGCTGACGTCGGAGATCATCCCCATTATGGAGCTGCTGTCCTCCATGAAGACCCACAGTGTCCCGGAGGACATCGAC ATTAAGGACACGGTCCTGCATGACGATGACATCGGGGACAGTTGTCACGAAGATTTCCTGCACAA GGCCATCAGCTCTCATTTGCAGACCTGCGGCTGCTCAATGGTGGTTGGGAGCAACCCAGACAAAGTCAACAAG ATCGTCCGCACACTGTGCCTGTTCCTCACGCCCACGGAGCGCCGGTGCTCTCGTCTCTGCAAAAGCGACGGCTCTTTCTCCTACGACACCGGACTCTTCGTTCAGGGTCTGCTCAAG GACTCGACGGGCAGCTTTGTGCTGCCCTTCCGGCAGGTGCTGTACTCGCCGTACCCCACCACGCATATCGACGTGGACGTGAACACGGTGAAACAGATGCCTCCGTGCCACGAGCATGTGTACACGCAGCGGCGCTACATGCGGGCCGAGCTGGGCGCGCTCTGGAAGGCAGCCGGCGAGGACGACGTGCTGCCCGATACCGTCATCCACACCGACGAGACCTTCACGCCTGACCT GAACATTTTCCAGGATGTCATGCACAAGGACACCCTGGTGATGGGCTTTCTGGACGAG GTGTTCCTGCTGAAGCCGGGCCTGTCCCTGCGCAGTACCTACCTGGCCCAGTTCCTGCTGTTGCTGCACAGGAAGGCCCTCACACTGCTGAAGTACATCGAGGACGAGAC GCAGAAGGGGAAGAAGCCTTTTCGCTCGCTGCGCAGCCTGAAGACGGACCTGGACCTGACCTCCGAGGGCGACCTGAACATCATCATGGCCCTGGCTGAGAAGCTCAAGTCCGGCCTGCACTCTTTCGTCTTCGGGAAGCCCTTCTACACCAGCGTCCAGGAGCGCGATGTGCTCATGGGGTTTTGA